ACAGCCCGTCGGCCATGAACGTGGGCGCCGCAAGATTGCGGTCGCGCCCGGCCAGCACGTCGGCGAGCCAGTCGGCCGGATAGCGGCCTCGACCGACCGCGACGAGGCAGCCCATCAGGTTGCGCACCATGTGGTGCAGGAACGCGTTGGCGCGAAACCGGAAATGAACGAAATGGCCCACGCGCCGCACGTCGATCTGGTACAGGTGTTTGACCGGCGTCTTCGACTGGCATTCCGACGACCGGAACGACGAGAAATCGTGTTCGCCGATCAGGTGCGCGGCGGCGGCGCGCATCGCGTCGTCGTCGAGCGGCGTATGGATCCAGCCCGCACGCCCCGCCAGCATCGGCGAGCGCACGGGATGCACATACAGCGCGTAGTAATAGGTACGCTCGAACGCCGAGAAACGCGCGTGGAACGTTTCCGGCATCGGCTTCGCCCATTGCACTGCCACGGTCGACGGCAGGAACGCGTTGGTGCCGCGCACCCACGAGAAAACCTCACGATCGAGGTCGGTATCGAAGTGCACGACCTGCCCGAGCCCGTGCACGCCCGTGTCGGTCCGCCCGGCCACCGTCGTATGCAGCGGCACGCGCGCGAACTCGGCCAGCGCGTGCTCGAGCCGATCCTGCACGGTCTTGCCGTGCGGCTGCGCCTGCCAGCCGCAGAACGCCGCGCCGTCGTACTGAATGCCGAGCGCGATCCGCATCACGCCTCGTCCGCCAGCTTCGCGAGCAGCGCGCGCGCATCGTCGCGCGTCGCGACGTCGTTCGCATCGACCACTTCCTGCAGCAGCGTCCGCGCACCGGACAGGTCGCCCAGCTCGACGTACTCGGACGCGAGATCGAGCTTGTTGCGCGCGATGCGGGCGAGCTCGTCCGGCGTCAGTGCCGGCAACACGGCGCCCGGCGCGGACGGCAGGTCGAGATCGAAATCCAGCTTCAGCGCACCGAACTGCGCGCCGCCGAGCGGCGGCAGCGACGACGTCGCGAACGGGCTGCCCGCGTGGCTTGCGGGCGTCGCGGCGTCCGGATCCCAATCGAACTCGTCATCCTGGTCGGCCGGATGTTCCGGGGCCGGATCGATCGAGCCAATCGGCAGGCGCTGGGCGGCTTGACCGTTAGTTGCGATTTTATGGGTGTCGGAGTGCCCTGCCTGCGCAGCCGGCTCATCCGCCGCCAGCGACGGCTCGTCCGGCGTGCGCGGCGGCAACGGCATGTCGAGGCTGTTGAGCGCGCTGATCGCGTTCTGCATCAGCGTCGCGTGCTGCGCTTCGGTGGCCGCGGGTGCGGCCGGCGTCTCGACACGCGTCTCTGCCGGCGTCGCTACCCGTGTCTCCGCCGACGTGTCGATCGGCGTCTCGGCCGACTTTTCGGTCTGCGTTTCGGCCGCGACCTTCTCGATCGGCTCAGCATCGAGCGAAACCGGAGCCGCCTCGCTCACGGGCGGCACTACCGCGTGTGCGGCCGGCAATTCGGGTTGCGCGACATGCGGCTTCTCGCCTTCCGTTGCGGCCGACACATCCGTATCCGGCGTCTGAGGCGTCTCGACCGGTTCCGCCGCTGCGGCAGTCGCCGCGGCAAGGCTCAAGTCAGAAGCGGCATCACGCGCGACCGGCATCTCGGGCCGAATCGGCAGTTCAGGTTCGACAGAAGGCGCGGCTTCGGCTTGCGCAGTAGCAGCCGCAGCCGCGACACCGCCCGCTGCCGTAGCGGTAGCCGCCGTGTCCGTACCCGCCTCGTCCGTGCGCCGGCTCTTCCTGCGCTTGCGCCACGCGAAGCCTGCCGCGAGGACGAGCACGGCCGCACCAGCCACCGCGGCCGGACGCCAGTCCATCTGCTCGGTACTGCGTGCAGGTGCCGCCACCGGCGCGGCCGGTTGCGCGGGCGCCGATGCCGATGCCGGCTGCACCGCGCTGGCGGCGACGCCTGACGCGGATTCGCCTGCCGCCGGCGCGGCAGCGGACGCGCCCGCATCGTTCGCGGCCGGACGTGGTGCGACCGGTGCCGGTGCCGGTGCCGGCGCCGGAGCCGGCGTGACGTCGTTCGTCGTGGCCGGCTTGCCGATACCGTGCTTTTGCAACTCCATCAGCACGCGATTCTTCAGCGCCAGCAATTGCTGCAGGCTCGACGGCCGCGGCTGCGACGCGCCCGTAACAGGCGCCGCGCCAGCCGGTTCGTTCATGCCCGGAACCTGGCCACCCGATGCAGGCGAGATTGCGGCACCGCTCGCGGACGACGGCACCGACTGGATCGTGCCGCTCCACACGTGCGGACCGCTTGCACCGGCAACAGGCGCTGCCGGCTGCATGCTTTCGACAGCCGATGCGCCGTGTGCAGCCGAAGCACCGGCCGATGCCGACGCGCCGGCGGCCATCGTGACGCTCGCACCGCTGACAGGCGCCGCATGCACGGGCACCACCGGCGCGGATTGCACGGTCGACCCCGGATGCGGTGCGGACGCACCATGCTGCGCGACTGCCGCGCCGCCCGATGCAGCGGCGGGCGCGGACACTGCCGCCGTACCGGACGCTGCGGATGCAGCGGATGCACCGGCCGGCACGAGTGCCGCGCCTGTCGCGTCGAGCGCCGGCACGGTCAGCGTCGCACCGACCTTCAGGCGGCTCGCGTCGTGCTTCATGAACGCCTGCGGATTGGCGTCGAACAGTGCGCGGCCGGCGCGCGCGAGCACACCGGGATCGCGCGACTGCGTGGCCGCTTTCGCAATGTCGTTCAACGACTGGCCCGGCTGGACCGTCACGGTAAGCGGCACTGCGTCGCCGGCAGCGGACGCCGGCGTTTCGCCGGTGCCGGCCGCCCAGGCCGATGCGGTTGCGCCGAGCGCCAGGATCGCCAGCGCGCCACGCACGGCGCGCGACAGACGGGACTGACGCGGAAACAAGGAAATTCGGGACATCGTTGGCTCTATCGCCGCGCGCGGGCGCGGCTCGGATTCGCGGTTGAAAGCGTCAATAAAGTTGCCGCAGAAATGCAAAAGCGTCGCGTGGAACGCGACGCTTTCGGCGGGTCTGTGCGTCGTAACCGCGTAGTTTACTTCACGCGATCGGGTTCGGGCCGAATTCATCGCCGATGGGTGCAACCTGCCACTCTCGCACATCGGCGCACCCTGCGACCGGGCCGCGCCGATGCTCCGGTGCGCACGCCGAGACCAGCGCCCGCGATCGATCGGATGCACGCCTCCCGCAGTTGAAAAAAAGCCCGGCCGCATCGCATCCGGAACGATGGCCGCGGCGTTTGCTCGCTCACCGGGTGGCCGCACAACCGGAGGCGCGATCCCGCGCCACGACCGGAAAATCGTGCGCATTTGCTCAATAATTCGCGCCTCCCGCCGTTAATGGATTAACAACCGACAATAAAAATAAATCCCGCCGCCCACCAATCCCATTCAAATAAATTTCAATTGATCGATAAGAGGCCAATTCCCCTCTCTGATCGTCGAATTGAACATTTCCGCCGCCAAACCCCCGCCCCACAAGGCTCTCCAGCCTCGCCACCACTTCATTGGTCATACGAAATCAATCATTTCGACAGCAATTCAATTACATTACACAAAATTACACAGACCAAATAATTGCTGTCGCTAGGATCGTCTTCAAACAAGAATCGGCGCAGTTCGACCATCGCGCTCGCAACCGCCGCAAAAGCGGGCACGCGGTCGGCCGGGTTGACGCCGTGAGGTGCCAGGGAGGCATCGCGCAGTCGCACGACTGCATTTATTCACCAGCTCGTTACGGGGATCGAACATGGGCTATCAACAGGGTTTGAGCGGGTTGGCCGGCGCGGCGAACCATCTCGACGTGATCGGCAACAACATCGCGAACGCAAACACGGTTGGCTTCAAGCAGGGTCGCGCGAACTTCGCCGACATGTACGCGAATTCGGTCGCGACGTCGACCAACACGCAGATCGGCATCGGGACGCGGCTCGTGTCGGTGCAGCAACAATTCGGCCAGGGGACGATCAACTCGACGAAGTCGTCGCTCGACATCGCGATCAACGGCAACGGCTTCTTCCAGATGTCGAACAACGGCGTGACGACATACTCGCGTGACGGTGTATTTCACCGCGACAAGAGCGGCGCCATCGTCGACGCACAAAACCGCAACCTGATGGGCTATGCGGCCGGCCCGGGCGGCGCGATCAACACCGCGGCGACCGTGCCGCTGCAGGCGCCGACCAGCAACATCTCGCCGCAGGCGACGACGAAGATCACCGGCCAGTTCAACCTGAACTCGCAGGACAAGGTGCCGGCCAAGACGCCGTTCAACGCGGGCGACAACACCACGTACAACTACAATTCGTCGATCCAGGTGTACGACTCGCTCGGCGGCGCGCAACAGGTCTCGATGTATTTCACGAAGAACGCAGCCGGCACCTGGCAGGCCTATGCGGGCGTGCAAGGCCAGACGCCGACGAATCTCGGCACCGTCACGTTCGACGCATCGGGCCGGATCAGCTCGACGACGTCGGCCGCCACCGGCCAACCGACGCCGAGCCTCGGCCAATTCGCGTTCTCGATCCCCAACGCGTCGGGCGGCGCCAATCCGCAAAACCTGACGCTCGACCTGGGCGGCACGACGCAGTTCGGCGGAAAGAGCGGCGTGAACAATCTCGCACAGGACGGCTTCGCGAGCGGCACGCTGACGACGTTCTCGATCGGCACCGACGGCAAGCTGACCGGCAATTACTCGAACGGCCAGAGTGCGGTGCTCGGCCTGATCGCGCTCGCGAACTTCAACAACCCGAACGGGCTCGAGAACATCGGCGGCAACCAGTATGTGGAAACCGCCGCGTCGGGCGTGCCGCAGATCTCCGCGCCGGGCAGCACGAACCACGGCACGCTGCAGGGAAGCGCGCTGGAAAACTCGAACGTCGACCTGACGACCGAGCTTGTGAACCTGATCAAGGCGCAGCGCGACTACCAGGCCAACGCGCAGACGATCAAGACGCAACAGACCGTCGACCAGACGCTCCTGAACATGCGCTGACCCGCGCATGAAAAACGCGCCGCGCCAGCCTCGATATCGTCGAGGCCGACGCGGCGCGCCATCTTGTGCACCGCGGCCCGCGTCTCGCGGGCCGGACACGCAACTTACTTGTCGAGCAGGATGCGCAGCATGCGGCGCAGCGGCTCGGCCGCGCCCCACAGCAGCTGGTCGCCGACCGTGAACGCCGACAGGTATTCACCGCCCATCGCGAGCTTGCGCAGGCGGCCGACCGGCACCGTCAGCGTGCCCGTGACGTTCGCCGGCGACAGGTCGCGCATCGACGCTTCACGTTCGTTCGGCACAACCTTCACCCAGTCGTTCGCGGATGCGAGGATGCCGTTGATCTCGTCGAGCGGCACGTCCTTGTTCAGCTTGATCGTCAGCGCCTGCGAGTGGCAGCGCATCGCGCCGATCCGCACGCACAGACCGTCGACCGGGATCGAACCCGGCTCGCCCATGGCCGGCTTGCCGAGGATCTTGTTGGTTTCCGCGCCGCCCTTCCACTCTTCCTTCGACATCCCGTTGCCGAGATCCTTGTCGATCCACGGGATCAGCGAACCGGCGAGCGGCACGCCGAAGTTGCTCGTCGGCATCGCATCGCTGTTCATCGCGGCCAGCACGCGGCGGTCGATGTCGAGGATCGCGGAAGCCGGATCGGCGAGCTGCTCCTTCACCGCGCCGCTCAGCGTGCCCATCTGCGACAGCAGCTCGCGCATGTTCTGCGCGCCCGCGCCCGATGCGGCCTGGTAGGTCATCGCCGTCATCCAGTCGACGAGGTTCTCGCGGAACAGGCCGCCGAGTGCCATCAGCATCAGGCTGACCGTGCAGTTGCCGCCGACGAAGTTCTTCGTGCCCTTGACGAGCGCGTCCTTGATCACGTCGAGGTTGACCGGATCGAGAATGATGACCGCGTCGTCCTTCATCCGCAGCGACGATGCCGCATCGATCCAGTAGCCGTTCCAGCCGGCCGCCCGCAGCTTCGGGAACACGTCGTTCGTGTAGTCGCCGCCCTGGCACGTGATGATCACGTCGCACTTCTTCAGCTCGTCGACGTTGGTCGCGTCCTTGAGCGTAGTCTCGTTTTTCGCGAACGACGGCGCTTTGCCGCCCGTGTTGCTGGTGCTGAAAAACACCGGTTCGATCAGGTCGAAATCGCCCTCTTCCTGCATGCGCTGCATCAGGACGCTGCCGACCATGCCGCGCCAACCTACGAGACCTACGTTCATGACTAACCCTTTGATGGAGCTTCCCCGCCATTTCCGTCCCCGGTGTGACCGCGCGGGGAAATAGGCGGGCACGACGGACGATCAGCGTTTAATGATCGTTTTCGTGGTAATGGTTTTCGTGATGACGATGGCGCGCGCACCCGCACGGGCAATGTTGCCGTGGAGTTTCAAGACCGGGGAGATCAGGGAAAAATGCGCCATCGTTCGAGTCTACACAAAGCCGGTGGCCCGCACAACGGCCAACCGTATGCGAACCGGCCGATTTCGCGGCCCGTTCGCACCCTTTCTACATGATTGCGTTACAGCGCCGCGACCACCGCGTCGCCCATCGCCGTCGTGCCGACCTGCTGGCCGCCCGGCGTCGCGATGTCGCCCGTCCGGTACCCTTGTTCGAGCACCGTTTTCACCGCGCGCTCGATGCGATCGGCCTGCTCGGCGCGATTCAGCGAGTAGCGCAGCATCATCGCGGCCGACAGGATCGTCGCGAGCGGGTTCGCGATCCCCTTGCCCGCGATGTCCGGCGCCGAACCGTGCGACGGCTCGTACAGGCCCTTGTTGTTCTTGTCGAGCGACGCCGACGGCAGCATGCCGATCGAGCCCGTCAGCATCGACGCTTCATCCGACAGGATGTCGCCGAACATGTTGCCCGTGACGATCACGTCGAACTGCTTCGGCGCCTTCGCGAGCTGCATCGCCGCGTTGTCGACGTACATGTGCGACAGCTCGACGTCCGCGTATTCCTTCGACACGTCGATCATGATGTCGCGCCAGAACTGCGACGTCTCGAGCACGTTCGCCTTGTCGACCGACAGCAGCTTCTTCGCGCGCTTGCGCGCCGCCTGGAACGCGACGTGCGCGATGCGGCGCACTTCCGGTTCCGAATAGCGCATCGTGTCGAAGCCTTCGCGTTCGCCGGCGAACAGACCATCAGGTGCAGTCCGCACGCCGCGCGGCTGGCCGAAGTAGATGTCGCCGTTCAGTTCGCGCACGATCAGGATGTCGAGGCCCGCGACCAGCTCGGGCTTCAGCGGCGATGCATCGACGAGCTGCGGATAGCAGATCGCCGGGCGGAAGTTCGCGAACAGCTCGAGGTGCTTGCGCAGCCCGAGGATCGCCTGCTCGGGGCGCAGCGCACGCTCGAGCGAGTCGTATTTCCAGTCGCCCACCGCGCCGAACAGGATCGCGTCGGCTTCCTTCGCGAGCTTCAGCGTCGCGTCCGGCAGCGGATGGCCGCTTGCCTCGTAGCCCGCGCCGCCGACCGGCGCCTGTTCGAGTTCGAACTTCTCGTCGAGTGCGTTCAGCACCTTCACGGCTTCATTGACGATTTCCGGACCGATGCCGTCGCCGGGCAGCACTGCAATCTTCATGCGAAATTCCTGACTGGGTAGATTTTTATGGAGGCAGGCCGGCGAACGCGCCGCCGGCGCGCCCGCCCGAAAGGTGCTGTCAGCCGACCAGCTTGGTGTTGAGCCACGGCTGCTTCACGAGGCGCTCGGCCTCGAACTGGCGGATCTTGTCCGCGTGGCGCAGCGTGAGGCCGATGTCGTCGAAGCCGTTCAACAGGCAGTACTTGCGGAACGCGGTGATCTCGAACGGATACTCGCGACCGTCGCCCGTGCGCACGACCTGCGCGTCGAGGTCAACCGTCACTTCGAAGCCGTTGAACGCGACCGTCTCGTTGAACAGGTGATCGACCTGCTGCTCGGTCAGCACGATCGGCAGCAAGCCGTTCTTGTAGCAGTTGTTGAAGAAGATATCAGCGAAGCTCGGCGCGATGATCGCGCGGAAGCCGTACTGCTGCAGTGCCCACGGCGCGTGCTCGCGCGAGCTGCCGCACCCGAAGTTCTTGCGTGCGAGCAGTACCGATGCGCCCTGGTAGCGCGGCTGGTTCAGCACGAAGTCGGGATTCAGCGGACGCTTCGAGTTGTCCTGGCCCGGCTCGCCGTGATCGAGGTAACGCCATTCGTCGAACGCGTTCGGACCGAAGCCCGTGCGCTTGATCGACTTCAGGAACTGCTTCGGGATGATCGCGTCGGTGTCGACGTTCTCGCGATCGAGCGGCGCCACGACGCCGGTATGCACAGTGAATTTTTCCATGATCCGTCTATCCGGTTGAGGGGCCGGCATCCAGCCGGCGCCCATCGCAAATTCTCGGTCGGTGGCGTCAGTCCGCAGCGCGCTGAAGCGCGTTGCCGGCCGCATTGACGTCCTCACCGAAGCCTCGGACGGTGTTGCAGCCCGCGAGGCCGAAACCCAGCCCCGCCAGCGCCAGCACGGCAACCAGCCGCGCAATGACCTTCGATGCCGTCACGCGTTACCCCAGCTGGCGAATGTCGACGAAGTGGCCTTCGATCGCCGCGGCTGCCGCCATCGCGGGGCTCACGAGGTGCGTGCGACCGCCCGCGCCCTGCCGGCCTTCGAAGTTGCGGTTCGACGTCGACGCGCAGCGTTCGCCCGGATCGAGCCGGTCGGCGTTCATCGCGAGGCACATCGAGCAGCCCGGCTCGCGCCATTCGAAGCCCGCGTCCGTGAACACCTTGTCGAGCCCTTCGCGCTCGGCCTGTGCCTTCACGAGGCCCGAGCCCGGCACGACCATCGCGAGCCGCACGTTCGACGCGACGCGACGGTTCAGTTTCTTCACGACATAGGCGGCTGCGCGGATGTCTTCGATTCGCGCGTTCGTGCACGAGCCGATGAAGATCTTGTCGACCTTGATCGATTCGATCGGCGTGTTCGGCTCGAGCGCCATGTAGGCCAGCGCACGCTCCATCGCATCGCGCTTGACCGGATCCTTCTCGCGCTCGGGATCGGGCACGCGACCGTCGATCGACGTGACCATTTCCGGCGACGTGCCCCACGTGACCTGCGGGACGATTTCGGCTGCGTTCAGCTCGACCACGCGATCGAACTGCGCGCCGTCGTCCGACTTGAACTGGCGCCAGTATTCGACGGCCTGGTTCCATTCCGCACCGGTCGGCACGAACGGGCGGCCTTTCAGGTAATCGATCGTCGTGTCGTCGACGGCAACCATGCCGGCGCGCGCACCGGCTTCGATCGCCATGTTGCAGACGGTCATGCGGCCTTCCATCGTCAGCGCGCGAATCGTCGAGCCGCCGAATTCGATCGCGTAGCCCGTGCCGCCGGCCGTGCCGATCTTGCCGATGATCGCGAGCACGATGTCCTTCGCGGTACAACCGCGCGGCAGCGTGCCTTCGACCTTCACGAGCATGTTCTTGCTCTTCTTCTGCAGCAGGGTTTGCGTCGCGAGCACGTGCTCGACTTCCGACGTGCCGATGCCGTGTGCGAGCGCGCCGAATGCGCCGTGCGTCGACGTATGCGAATCGCCGCACACAATCGTCATGCCCGGCAGCGTCGCGCCCTGCTCCGGCCCGATGATGTGGACGATGCCCTGGCGCACGTCGTTCATCTTGAACTGCGTGATGCCGAACGCATCGCAGTTCGCGTCGAGCGTGTCGACCTGAAGCTTCGAGACGGGATCGGCGATGCCGTGGCTGCGATCGGTGGTCGGCACGTTGTGGTCCGACACGGCCAGGTTCGCGCTGATGCGCCACACCGGACGCTGCGCGATCTTCAGCCCTTCGAATGCCTGCGGGCTCGTGACTTCATGCAGCAGCTGACGGTCGATGTAGAGCAGGGTCGTGCCGTCTTCCTCGGTGTGGACCACGTGGGTGTTCCACAGTTTGTCGTAGAGAGTCTGTGCCATGGGTATGCGGGGTCGTTGTGACTACAAGCCTTGCGGATGCGGTCGATTATGCCACGCAGAACGCGTCACGGCGCAGGCCGGATGCGAAAAAACCCATTAAAAACAGTGGTTTGGCTGGTAGTGCCAATACCTGTATCGGCATTACCCGGCAAACGGGGCACGCAGGATCCGGCGCAGCGCGATCATGAATCGCGGATCGCGCGCGCCGATGCGTCGCGGCTTCAGCCGTTCGGGTACTCGCGATTGATCAGATCCAGCCGCAGCATGCCGAGCTGCACGCCCGCGTTGCTCAGCAGGTAGAGATCGCGCCGCCGCAAAGCCGGCATCACCGCCGACGTGTCGTAGAGCGACGGCAGCGCGAGGCCGGCCGGCACCGCTGCCTGCATCCCTGCCGCAGTCGACACGCGAACGGCGATCGATGCCTGATCCGCATGCGTGACCACGCCGACCTTGCCGAGCGCCGCGGCCGAGCCGGCCTGCTTGACGATCGCGGCGGCCACGCCGTCGGGCGTCGGTATCGGGCTGCCGGCAGCCAGGGCCGGGGTCGCGATCGACGTGACGCCGGCCGTCAGACCGTACTTCGATGCGAGCACGCTCGCGACTTCCTGCTGCGCGTAGATCGGGGCCGGGACCTTCTGCCGAAGCTGGAACACGGCGTCGGCGATCGCCTCGTTCACGGGGCCAGGCACGGGCGTGGTGCCGGATGTTGCGGCACGACTGCCGAAGCTGAACGCGGCAATCGTGTTGATGCCGGCAGCGTCGACGGACGGCGGCGTCCACGAGAAAAACGTGTCGAACAGATAGCCGGTTTCGTCGGTAGCGGTCGCGCGATCGTTCAGTTCGTTCGTCAGCTTGCCGAGCATCTGACGCTGCAATTCCGCGTCGGAAACAGGGGCGTCACTCGCGAAGGCAGGAGCAACGGATGCACACGAGGCGGCGAGCAGCGAAGTGGAAGCCAGGAAATGGCGGCGGGTCGTCATGGTCATGAGAATCGAGTGAGGAGCGGAAGGCGTCAGCCCTTCGGGAACGCCTGTATCGTCGCGGTCACCGCGCGGCCAAGCATCTGCGCATACATGTCGTGCACGAGATAGAGGCTGCGGTTGCGCGTCCACGGCTGGCCCGATTGCGGGTCGTACATCGTCGGCAGCGACACCTCGGCCACCGCGGCGGCTTTCATGCCCGCCTGCTGCGAGGTCTGGATGCAGCGCTTCGCATGGTCGCGATGGCCGACCACGGCAACGGTGCCCATCGCGGCCGCGCCGCCCGCGCGAGACACCGCCACGGCCGCGACACCGGCCGTGCTCAGGTACACGATCGAGCCGTCGCTCGCGATCACCGGCTCGACCGACGACAGCACGTCGGCCCCCATTCCGTACTTCGACACGAGAAAGCGCGCGATCTCCCACTGCGCGTAGACCTTCACCGGTTTCAACTGGCGAATCCGGTACACGGCATCCGCGAGTGCTTCGTTGACGGGCCCCGGGTCGGGCAGCGCGGACTGGTTGCTGCCGGTGCTCGACGTGTTGCCGCTTGCCGCGTTCGGGCGATTGCCGAAGCTGTACGCGACGATCGCACCGATCTGCGCGGCCGGCACCGTCGGCAGATCCCACGTGAAGCCGACATCGGTCAGCGCCGGCACGATCGCATTGACCGTCGCCGCGTCGCCAAGCTGCGCGTTGAGCTTCGCGGACATCTGGGCGGCCAGCGCCGCATCGGTCACGGGGGCCGACGTGACGTCGTCACCGCCGCATGCGCTCAACAACGGGGCCACGGCAACCGCGGGCGCGGCAGCCAGGAATTTTCTGCGTAAAGAAGCTGAGGGGTTCAGATTCATGAGAAATACGAAATGATGCGAGCAACGCCGGCAGCCGGCCACGGCGTTGCAAATCGCGGGTTCACGGGAAATGACAACCTGACGCGTCGCGCGATTGGGCGATGGATGGCAGGGTCGACGCTCGAATCGAATCGCTGCGCATCGGTCGATTGACGATGCGGGATCGTAGTCGGCGTTTATTAAATCGCGGTGAACCTGTCGATCGAATGCGGACGATCGTCACGCTGTTTCATCGATGGACGCACGCGTTTCATCCGTGGCGAGCACATGCGGTCGTCGTTTCATTGGTGGCGAGCAACGCGATTCGCCTGCTTCGCCGGGCACGGAACATCGCGCTCCTTATTTCGAGATACGATGGCGAAACGCGCATGCTCAGCCCCCACAATCCGGAGCCCCCCGCCATGAAGCTCGGTCTGAACGAATCGCTCGCCCGCCTCGATGAAGCAGGCACGCTGTTCACGACGCTGTTTCGCCACGGTACGCTCGACGTCGAGCTGTACCGGCCGCGCATCGAGGACAAGCAGAAACCGCATACGCGCGACGAGGTCTACGCGATCGCCACGGGCACGTCGCGCTTCGTCGTCGACGGGCGCGAATGCGAAGTCGCGGCCGGCGACGTCCTGTTTGTCCCCGCCCACGCCGAGCACCGCTTCATCGGCTTCTCAGACGACTTCTCGACGTGGGTGTTCTTCTACGGCCCAGAAGGCGGCGAGCGCAACGCGTAGCGCGCGGTGCGCGCGGCACTTTTCCTGCGATCGCCTAGACTGTCTATTCGCAGCGGGCGGCGCGCGACACGCGGCCGCCCGGTCGTCACGATGCCGGTGGCAGCCGGTTCAACGAACGGGAAGACAGCATGCGATACGAACTGTATTACTGGCCCGAGATCCAGGGCCGGGGCGAGTATGTGCGGCTCGCGCTCGAAGCGGCCGAAGCCGACTATGTCGACGTCGCGCGCGAATCGGGGCGCGGCATGGGCGTGCCGGCGATGATGCGCATGATGGACAGCACGAAGGCCGAATGCGTGCCGTTCGCGCCGCCGTTCCTGAAAGCCGGCGACGTCGTCATCGGGCAGACCGCGAACATCCTGCTGTTTCTCGGCGCGCGGCTGGGGCTCGCGCCCGGCGACGAAGCCGGCCGGCTGTGGGTGCACCAGTTGCAGTTGACCGTCGCCGATTTCGTCACCGAGATCCACGACACGCACCATCCGATCGCAAGCGGCCTCTACTACGAGGATCAGCAGGCGGAAGCCGCCGAACGCGCGGCCGATTTTCTGGAAAACCGGTTGCCGAAATTCCTCGGCTACTTCGAGCGCGTACTCGACCAGAATCCGCACAAGAGCGGTTACCTCGCCGGCAACGCACTCAGCTATGCGGACCTGTCGATGTTCCAGTTGATCGAGGGCCTGCGTTACGCGTTTCCG
This window of the Burkholderia lata genome carries:
- the truA gene encoding tRNA pseudouridine(38-40) synthase TruA, producing the protein MRIALGIQYDGAAFCGWQAQPHGKTVQDRLEHALAEFARVPLHTTVAGRTDTGVHGLGQVVHFDTDLDREVFSWVRGTNAFLPSTVAVQWAKPMPETFHARFSAFERTYYYALYVHPVRSPMLAGRAGWIHTPLDDDAMRAAAAHLIGEHDFSSFRSSECQSKTPVKHLYQIDVRRVGHFVHFRFRANAFLHHMVRNLMGCLVAVGRGRYPADWLADVLAGRDRNLAAPTFMADGLYLAHVGYPAEFAVPPAQLGSVPWSSVWADLDPQS
- a CDS encoding FimV/HubP family polar landmark protein; translation: MSRISLFPRQSRLSRAVRGALAILALGATASAWAAGTGETPASAAGDAVPLTVTVQPGQSLNDIAKAATQSRDPGVLARAGRALFDANPQAFMKHDASRLKVGATLTVPALDATGAALVPAGASAASAASGTAAVSAPAAASGGAAVAQHGASAPHPGSTVQSAPVVPVHAAPVSGASVTMAAGASASAGASAAHGASAVESMQPAAPVAGASGPHVWSGTIQSVPSSASGAAISPASGGQVPGMNEPAGAAPVTGASQPRPSSLQQLLALKNRVLMELQKHGIGKPATTNDVTPAPAPAPAPAPVAPRPAANDAGASAAAPAAGESASGVAASAVQPASASAPAQPAAPVAAPARSTEQMDWRPAAVAGAAVLVLAAGFAWRKRRKSRRTDEAGTDTAATATAAGGVAAAAATAQAEAAPSVEPELPIRPEMPVARDAASDLSLAAATAAAAEPVETPQTPDTDVSAATEGEKPHVAQPELPAAHAVVPPVSEAAPVSLDAEPIEKVAAETQTEKSAETPIDTSAETRVATPAETRVETPAAPAATEAQHATLMQNAISALNSLDMPLPPRTPDEPSLAADEPAAQAGHSDTHKIATNGQAAQRLPIGSIDPAPEHPADQDDEFDWDPDAATPASHAGSPFATSSLPPLGGAQFGALKLDFDLDLPSAPGAVLPALTPDELARIARNKLDLASEYVELGDLSGARTLLQEVVDANDVATRDDARALLAKLADEA
- the flgE gene encoding flagellar hook protein FlgE, translating into MGYQQGLSGLAGAANHLDVIGNNIANANTVGFKQGRANFADMYANSVATSTNTQIGIGTRLVSVQQQFGQGTINSTKSSLDIAINGNGFFQMSNNGVTTYSRDGVFHRDKSGAIVDAQNRNLMGYAAGPGGAINTAATVPLQAPTSNISPQATTKITGQFNLNSQDKVPAKTPFNAGDNTTYNYNSSIQVYDSLGGAQQVSMYFTKNAAGTWQAYAGVQGQTPTNLGTVTFDASGRISSTTSAATGQPTPSLGQFAFSIPNASGGANPQNLTLDLGGTTQFGGKSGVNNLAQDGFASGTLTTFSIGTDGKLTGNYSNGQSAVLGLIALANFNNPNGLENIGGNQYVETAASGVPQISAPGSTNHGTLQGSALENSNVDLTTELVNLIKAQRDYQANAQTIKTQQTVDQTLLNMR
- the asd gene encoding aspartate-semialdehyde dehydrogenase, giving the protein MNVGLVGWRGMVGSVLMQRMQEEGDFDLIEPVFFSTSNTGGKAPSFAKNETTLKDATNVDELKKCDVIITCQGGDYTNDVFPKLRAAGWNGYWIDAASSLRMKDDAVIILDPVNLDVIKDALVKGTKNFVGGNCTVSLMLMALGGLFRENLVDWMTAMTYQAASGAGAQNMRELLSQMGTLSGAVKEQLADPASAILDIDRRVLAAMNSDAMPTSNFGVPLAGSLIPWIDKDLGNGMSKEEWKGGAETNKILGKPAMGEPGSIPVDGLCVRIGAMRCHSQALTIKLNKDVPLDEINGILASANDWVKVVPNEREASMRDLSPANVTGTLTVPVGRLRKLAMGGEYLSAFTVGDQLLWGAAEPLRRMLRILLDK
- the leuB gene encoding 3-isopropylmalate dehydrogenase, with the protein product MKIAVLPGDGIGPEIVNEAVKVLNALDEKFELEQAPVGGAGYEASGHPLPDATLKLAKEADAILFGAVGDWKYDSLERALRPEQAILGLRKHLELFANFRPAICYPQLVDASPLKPELVAGLDILIVRELNGDIYFGQPRGVRTAPDGLFAGEREGFDTMRYSEPEVRRIAHVAFQAARKRAKKLLSVDKANVLETSQFWRDIMIDVSKEYADVELSHMYVDNAAMQLAKAPKQFDVIVTGNMFGDILSDEASMLTGSIGMLPSASLDKNNKGLYEPSHGSAPDIAGKGIANPLATILSAAMMLRYSLNRAEQADRIERAVKTVLEQGYRTGDIATPGGQQVGTTAMGDAVVAAL
- the leuD gene encoding 3-isopropylmalate dehydratase small subunit, coding for MEKFTVHTGVVAPLDRENVDTDAIIPKQFLKSIKRTGFGPNAFDEWRYLDHGEPGQDNSKRPLNPDFVLNQPRYQGASVLLARKNFGCGSSREHAPWALQQYGFRAIIAPSFADIFFNNCYKNGLLPIVLTEQQVDHLFNETVAFNGFEVTVDLDAQVVRTGDGREYPFEITAFRKYCLLNGFDDIGLTLRHADKIRQFEAERLVKQPWLNTKLVG
- a CDS encoding entericidin A/B family lipoprotein produces the protein MTASKVIARLVAVLALAGLGFGLAGCNTVRGFGEDVNAAGNALQRAAD